From Acinetobacter suaedae, one genomic window encodes:
- a CDS encoding HdeD family acid-resistance protein, whose protein sequence is MKTVGNDLVRNQLHADRKWYLLLGILLISFGLILLAALPFATLSAVLLFGVLMMLSGVMHLGAAFIVFKGGTRWLWAIFGVLYLIAGYFAFTTPVITAVVLTNLLAIALIIAGMIRSINAFILKPLSGWGWILFSGLLTLLTGILILSLPGSPFWVLGMFLAIDILFQGINYLTFANAIKQLPHSSTAV, encoded by the coding sequence ATGAAAACAGTGGGTAATGATTTGGTTCGTAATCAGCTGCACGCTGATCGTAAATGGTATTTATTATTGGGTATTTTACTGATCTCTTTTGGCTTAATTCTTTTAGCAGCATTGCCATTTGCAACACTTTCAGCAGTACTTCTATTTGGTGTTCTGATGATGTTGAGTGGTGTCATGCATTTGGGTGCTGCATTTATTGTGTTTAAAGGTGGAACCCGATGGTTATGGGCAATATTTGGTGTATTGTATTTAATCGCAGGTTATTTTGCTTTTACTACGCCAGTTATTACGGCTGTTGTGTTAACGAATTTGTTAGCGATTGCCTTAATTATTGCGGGGATGATTCGTTCAATTAATGCATTTATCCTCAAACCGCTTTCAGGCTGGGGCTGGATTTTGTTTTCGGGTTTATTGACATTGTTGACTGGTATCTTGATTTTGTCGTTGCCAGGATCGCCTTTTTGGGTATTGGGTATGTTTCTTGCGATTGATATTTTATTCCAAGGAATTAATTACCTCACCTTTGCAAATGCGATTAAACAATTACCGCATAGTTCAACCGCTGTCTGA
- a CDS encoding TetR/AcrR family transcriptional regulator, which translates to MSHAKPNKTKDRILQISLQLFNERGERSVTTNHIAAELGISPGNLYYHFRNKQEIIKELALQYQAETLEMLALPDDRPLNANDKISYFQVLSNQLWAYRFIHRDVYHLVENNEDFRKIYPRFAGQVMQQGQKIYRAFVDAGLMKMTDSEIEALIINLWIVLTNWTNFLYMSGHISDNNRLEEKWVWQALRQMVFLEGPYLMGESRQTYEQLLQSLGPSELFASLSNLKNDDDHL; encoded by the coding sequence ATGTCGCATGCTAAACCAAACAAAACGAAAGACAGAATTTTGCAAATCAGTTTGCAATTATTTAATGAACGTGGTGAACGTTCTGTCACAACCAATCACATCGCGGCTGAACTCGGCATTAGCCCTGGCAATTTGTATTACCATTTCCGCAATAAACAGGAAATTATTAAAGAATTAGCATTGCAATATCAGGCTGAGACTTTAGAAATGTTGGCATTGCCTGATGATCGCCCTCTTAATGCCAATGATAAAATTAGTTATTTTCAGGTGTTAAGTAACCAGCTTTGGGCTTATCGTTTTATTCATCGTGATGTTTATCATCTTGTTGAAAATAACGAAGACTTTAGAAAGATTTATCCTCGCTTTGCAGGACAAGTCATGCAGCAAGGGCAAAAAATTTATCGTGCTTTTGTGGATGCTGGGCTGATGAAAATGACTGACTCAGAAATTGAGGCACTCATTATTAACCTTTGGATCGTACTGACGAACTGGACTAACTTTTTATATATGTCGGGTCATATTAGTGATAATAATCGCTTGGAAGAAAAGTGGGTCTGGCAAGCATTAAGACAAATGGTATTTTTGGAAGGCCCTTATTTAATGGGCGAAAGTCGTCAGACTTATGAACAATTATTGCAATCATTGGGGCCATCAGAGTTATTTGCTAGCTTATCGAATCTTAAAAATGATGATGATCATCTCTGA
- a CDS encoding coniferyl aldehyde dehydrogenase: MNSQTKTTAMTPHVDVQRLHDLLEQQKVAYQRHPVPSAKERIERLARLKNILVKYQDQFADAISQDYGNRAIMETKIGEVLTCLEHIKYYSKNLTEWMKPSKRHISMLHQPAKGWVQYQPLGVIGIIAPWNYPLLLSVGPLICALAAGNHAMIKISSASSNFGYVLENALSEAFPQELVTVVNGGGKISDAFSHLPFDKMIFTGSTSVGKTVMAAASQNLVPVILELGGKSPALVHSSMNIRDVAQRVAVGKLWNAGQTCVAPDYMFLPKGKTQEFTKHYQDFVNSMYPTLADNKDFTSIVNDKQYNRLQGYLEDAHKQGATIVELNNNNESLTEARKIAPTLVTGVTAEMEIMKNEIFGPILPILEYEQIEDALQFINSRPRPLAFYYFDVDSARAEYIAGRTHSGHFGINQVLTHVAQDDLPFGGVGASGMGKYHGKEGFFSFSHERSMMSNPVSPKLYSLKFILPPYNKAAHKLLLKTLFR; the protein is encoded by the coding sequence ATGAACAGTCAAACAAAAACAACCGCAATGACACCTCATGTTGACGTACAACGATTACATGATTTGCTCGAGCAACAAAAAGTAGCTTACCAACGCCATCCTGTACCAAGCGCAAAAGAACGTATTGAACGCTTGGCTCGATTAAAAAACATCTTGGTAAAATATCAAGATCAATTTGCTGATGCAATTAGTCAAGATTATGGCAATCGCGCCATTATGGAAACCAAAATTGGTGAAGTTCTAACTTGTTTAGAACATATTAAATACTATAGCAAGAACTTAACCGAGTGGATGAAACCCTCTAAACGGCATATCAGCATGTTACATCAACCTGCAAAAGGTTGGGTACAATACCAACCACTTGGTGTGATTGGGATTATTGCGCCTTGGAACTACCCACTATTATTGTCAGTTGGACCATTGATCTGTGCACTTGCCGCAGGTAACCATGCCATGATCAAAATCTCAAGCGCATCATCTAATTTTGGATATGTACTAGAAAACGCACTTTCAGAAGCTTTCCCACAAGAGCTTGTTACTGTTGTAAATGGTGGGGGTAAAATCTCTGATGCATTCAGTCATTTACCATTCGACAAAATGATTTTCACTGGCTCCACCTCTGTAGGTAAAACAGTGATGGCTGCTGCTTCCCAAAACCTCGTACCTGTGATCTTGGAACTCGGTGGAAAATCACCTGCTCTCGTACACTCATCGATGAATATTCGTGATGTGGCACAACGTGTTGCTGTTGGTAAATTGTGGAATGCAGGTCAAACCTGTGTAGCACCTGATTATATGTTCCTTCCTAAAGGAAAAACTCAGGAATTCACGAAACATTACCAAGACTTTGTGAATAGCATGTATCCAACACTGGCTGATAACAAAGACTTCACCTCGATTGTAAATGATAAACAATACAATCGTCTCCAAGGCTATCTTGAAGATGCTCACAAGCAAGGTGCAACCATTGTTGAGCTAAACAACAATAATGAATCCCTAACCGAAGCCCGTAAAATTGCACCAACATTAGTTACAGGCGTAACAGCTGAAATGGAAATCATGAAGAATGAGATCTTTGGTCCAATTCTTCCAATTCTAGAATATGAGCAAATTGAGGATGCACTACAATTTATCAATAGTCGCCCTCGTCCGCTCGCATTCTATTATTTTGATGTTGATAGTGCTCGTGCCGAATATATTGCAGGTCGTACCCATTCTGGGCATTTCGGGATCAATCAAGTCTTAACTCACGTAGCACAAGATGATCTACCATTTGGTGGTGTCGGCGCATCAGGAATGGGTAAATATCATGGTAAGGAAGGCTTCTTTAGCTTCTCACATGAACGCTCAATGATGTCAAATCCTGTCAGTCCGAAACTCTATAGCCTGAAATTTATTTTACCTCCGTACAATAAAGCAGCACACAAACTACTTTTAAAAACCCTCTTCCGTTAA
- the purU gene encoding formyltetrahydrofolate deformylase, with the protein MNTTTAHTARLLITCEDKPGIVQAVSSFLYHQGANITALDQYATEAQGGRYFMRVEFELDHLQSRKEALMQTFAANVAERYGMQWKLNFVGELKKVGILVSKVDHALLELLWRHARGSLPCEITQVISNHPDLREAVENFGIPFHVVPVNKDNKAEAYAQINDMMQGNDLLILARYMQILSEDFVSQWEMKIINIHHSFLPAFVGANPYKQAYEKGVKLIGATAHYVTADLDQGPIIEQDVERVSHDYNVEQLRELGEDVERNVLARAVKWHLEDRVIVDGNKTVVFQ; encoded by the coding sequence ATGAACACGACTACTGCCCATACAGCACGATTACTGATTACTTGTGAAGACAAGCCAGGGATTGTGCAAGCTGTATCGAGCTTTTTGTATCATCAGGGAGCAAACATCACCGCACTTGATCAGTACGCAACAGAAGCTCAAGGCGGACGTTATTTTATGCGTGTTGAGTTTGAGTTGGACCATTTACAATCACGTAAAGAAGCATTGATGCAAACTTTTGCAGCAAATGTTGCTGAGCGTTATGGTATGCAATGGAAACTTAATTTTGTTGGTGAATTAAAGAAAGTCGGCATTTTGGTTTCTAAAGTAGATCATGCGTTGTTAGAGCTATTATGGCGTCATGCACGTGGTTCATTGCCTTGTGAAATTACTCAGGTGATCTCAAACCATCCTGACTTACGTGAAGCAGTGGAAAATTTTGGGATTCCATTCCATGTTGTGCCAGTGAATAAAGACAATAAAGCTGAAGCTTATGCACAAATTAATGACATGATGCAGGGCAATGATTTATTGATCTTGGCGCGGTACATGCAAATTTTGAGTGAAGACTTTGTTTCACAATGGGAAATGAAGATTATCAATATTCATCATTCATTCTTACCTGCTTTCGTGGGTGCAAATCCTTATAAGCAAGCTTATGAGAAAGGGGTGAAGCTGATTGGTGCAACTGCGCATTACGTAACTGCTGATCTTGATCAAGGTCCGATTATTGAACAAGATGTTGAGCGTGTTAGCCATGACTATAATGTTGAACAGTTACGTGAGTTAGGTGAAGATGTTGAACGTAATGTGTTGGCACGTGCGGTAAAATGGCATCTTGAAGACCGTGTGATTGTTGATGGCAATAAAACGGTTGTGTTCCAATAA
- a CDS encoding RNA recognition motif domain-containing protein, with amino-acid sequence MKILVRNLDRSVTDTEVLDLFKAYGKVESCVVVKDAETGKSKGFGFVEMPNPREAIKAIKGLNTLRVKGVGIRVKAADDQA; translated from the coding sequence ATGAAAATTTTAGTACGTAATTTAGATCGTTCTGTAACGGATACAGAAGTCCTTGATTTATTCAAAGCTTATGGCAAAGTTGAATCTTGTGTTGTTGTCAAAGATGCTGAAACTGGAAAATCAAAAGGTTTTGGTTTTGTTGAAATGCCAAATCCGCGTGAAGCAATTAAAGCGATTAAAGGCTTAAATACCTTACGTGTCAAAGGTGTTGGTATCCGAGTGAAAGCAGCAGATGATCAAGCTTAA
- a CDS encoding energy transducer TonB has protein sequence MSPSPASFNTPNPMKKKIITALAAVVIGHVGVLWAVSHIKTIELKPIEKEPLKVKFVKIKEPPKAEPPKPKEMPKPEPKKEVKEVKVVEKPVAPPPKKIEKVQQVKEAPKPVLQKTEPKVEPKVETTVVSTKVSEKVTEKPQPVQEVEKPQPAADPSPKTVSIGGAGIQWSRSPKISFTPKDLENQTRLITVYIEADEKGRVTTARITRSSGLPNLDEKALRAVRNAKFKPYMENGVAYPIKTEQPFEFNP, from the coding sequence ATGAGTCCATCTCCTGCATCATTTAACACACCAAACCCGATGAAAAAGAAAATCATCACTGCCCTCGCTGCAGTTGTGATTGGACATGTGGGAGTTTTGTGGGCTGTTAGCCACATTAAAACGATTGAGTTAAAACCTATCGAAAAAGAGCCGCTTAAAGTTAAATTTGTTAAAATTAAAGAGCCGCCAAAAGCAGAGCCTCCTAAACCTAAAGAAATGCCTAAACCAGAACCTAAAAAAGAGGTGAAAGAGGTTAAGGTTGTTGAAAAACCAGTAGCGCCTCCACCGAAAAAGATTGAAAAGGTTCAACAGGTAAAAGAAGCGCCAAAACCGGTGCTGCAAAAAACTGAACCAAAGGTTGAGCCTAAAGTTGAAACGACTGTCGTTAGTACGAAGGTATCAGAGAAAGTTACTGAGAAACCACAGCCTGTTCAGGAAGTTGAGAAACCTCAACCAGCAGCAGATCCATCACCTAAAACCGTATCAATCGGAGGGGCCGGGATTCAATGGAGCCGCTCACCAAAGATCTCATTTACACCTAAAGATCTAGAAAATCAGACGCGTTTGATTACAGTGTATATTGAAGCTGATGAGAAAGGTCGAGTAACAACAGCACGAATAACCCGTAGCAGTGGCTTACCGAATCTAGATGAAAAAGCATTACGTGCAGTTCGAAATGCTAAATTTAAACCGTATATGGAAAATGGTGTTGCTTACCCGATTAAAACAGAGCAACCGTTTGAGTTTAATCCTTAA
- the rpmG gene encoding 50S ribosomal protein L33 → MRDKIRLVSTAGTGYFYTTTKNKRTMPEKMEIKKFDPKIRQHVIFKEAKIK, encoded by the coding sequence ATGCGTGATAAGATTCGCCTCGTTTCTACAGCTGGTACTGGTTACTTCTATACCACAACTAAGAACAAACGTACTATGCCGGAAAAAATGGAAATCAAAAAATTTGATCCAAAAATCCGTCAACACGTAATCTTCAAAGAAGCTAAAATTAAATAA
- a CDS encoding DUF6586 family protein, whose protein sequence is MSRVARYHADRTNQKLYFARLACQQAEQTEHIQQVQAYREAAVFHLHGAILAFLQELVRYYRLNDLQPTFKSIEEHMADKGQVSPEVTVLQQLAKDGFIAELKRAYRMCQYAPEPTAPEPESETSSNLIIKVTQSPQAWLPDVKILREWHRELSHLIDGFRNEMVEF, encoded by the coding sequence ATGTCTCGTGTTGCTCGTTATCATGCTGATCGGACCAATCAAAAACTGTATTTTGCTCGACTCGCATGTCAACAAGCAGAGCAAACTGAACATATTCAACAAGTGCAAGCGTATCGTGAAGCTGCCGTATTTCACTTACATGGTGCGATTTTAGCGTTCTTACAAGAGTTGGTGCGTTACTATCGTCTGAATGATCTGCAACCAACTTTTAAGTCAATTGAAGAGCATATGGCTGACAAAGGGCAAGTCTCTCCTGAAGTAACTGTATTACAGCAATTAGCAAAAGATGGTTTTATCGCTGAGTTAAAACGTGCGTATCGGATGTGCCAATATGCACCTGAGCCGACTGCACCTGAACCAGAGAGTGAAACATCATCAAATCTGATTATTAAAGTCACGCAAAGTCCGCAAGCATGGTTACCTGATGTGAAAATCTTGCGTGAATGGCATCGTGAGCTTAGTCATTTAATTGATGGTTTTCGCAACGAAATGGTTGAGTTCTAA
- the rpmB gene encoding 50S ribosomal protein L28, giving the protein MSKVCQVTGKRPIVGNNVSHANNKTKRRFEPNLHHHRFWLESEKRFVRLRLTTKGMRIIDKLGIEKVVADLRAQGQKI; this is encoded by the coding sequence ATGTCTAAGGTTTGCCAAGTTACCGGCAAGCGTCCTATCGTTGGTAACAACGTATCGCACGCAAACAACAAAACCAAACGCCGGTTCGAGCCGAACCTGCACCACCACCGTTTTTGGTTAGAAAGCGAAAAGCGTTTCGTACGTCTTCGTTTAACCACTAAAGGTATGCGTATTATTGATAAATTGGGTATTGAGAAAGTTGTTGCTGATCTCCGTGCTCAAGGTCAAAAGATCTAA
- a CDS encoding ASCH domain-containing protein, which yields MPKQYHALSIVAPNGERIMQGIKTLEVRSWQPEILPLKDLVIVENQNFLLKEGDEEIGHAIGLVDIESVHSWGVEEIDAACASYWAEGYFAWVISNVRSFEKPIEVPAKRKLYGLSLM from the coding sequence ATGCCAAAGCAATATCATGCCCTATCGATTGTTGCGCCAAATGGTGAGCGTATTATGCAAGGGATAAAGACCCTTGAAGTTCGCTCGTGGCAGCCTGAAATATTGCCTCTCAAAGACCTAGTGATTGTGGAGAATCAAAACTTTTTACTAAAAGAAGGGGATGAGGAAATTGGTCATGCTATTGGATTAGTTGATATTGAGTCAGTTCATTCTTGGGGTGTTGAAGAAATTGATGCTGCATGTGCTTCCTACTGGGCGGAGGGATATTTCGCTTGGGTGATCAGCAATGTTCGTAGTTTTGAAAAGCCAATTGAAGTCCCTGCAAAGCGAAAACTATATGGTCTTTCTTTGATGTAA
- a CDS encoding cation:proton antiporter, which translates to MPHDVGLIILLAVGFGLALVFGFIAARLRLPPLIGYLIAGIIISPNTPGFVGDIKLANQLAELGVMFLMFGVGMHFSINDLLQVRRIALPGAILQITVATLLGIGVSMYWGWDFGSALIFGLSLSCASTVVLLKALGDRGLLDSVNGKIAVGWLLVEDLVMVLALVLLPAVAVLLGGQALHGTDSEQSIWVTIGLTLLKVTGFIAFMLIVGKRVVPMIMQFVARLGSRELFTLTVVAAAVSIAYGSYAIFGVSMALGAFFAGMVVKESDFSHRAEEETLPLREIFAILFFVSVGMLFDPSILLKEPHHILAVVAIIMIGKTLAAIALVLFFRYPINTALTVGASLAQIGEFSFILATMGVALGLLTLEAQNLILAGALFSITLNSFVFSAIEPTQRWIRQRSHLARLLERSGDPLAMLPDEVDQEYLRDQVVIIGYGGVGRRITENLIAQDIKVVIAEENREIVEKLRAEGIAAVSGEATEPNVLIQAHIHHARLLVISPMDILDIHRIVDISKKLNPKIQVLICAESKEEAAVIREENIGEVFYAKEEMAKNMSHHILNQIELAHHPVGH; encoded by the coding sequence ATGCCACATGATGTTGGTTTAATTATATTACTTGCTGTTGGTTTTGGCTTAGCCCTAGTTTTTGGCTTTATCGCAGCACGTCTACGCTTGCCTCCTTTAATTGGTTATCTCATCGCCGGAATTATTATTAGCCCAAATACACCAGGCTTTGTTGGTGATATTAAACTTGCAAATCAACTTGCTGAGCTTGGGGTCATGTTTCTCATGTTTGGCGTAGGAATGCATTTTTCAATCAATGACTTATTACAAGTTCGTCGCATTGCCTTACCAGGTGCCATTCTACAAATCACTGTTGCAACCCTACTTGGCATCGGGGTTTCAATGTATTGGGGCTGGGATTTTGGATCTGCACTCATTTTCGGTCTAAGTTTATCCTGTGCGAGTACCGTTGTCCTTCTAAAAGCCTTAGGCGATAGAGGCTTACTTGACTCAGTTAACGGAAAAATTGCTGTGGGATGGCTCTTGGTCGAAGATCTGGTGATGGTTTTAGCATTAGTACTCTTACCAGCAGTTGCTGTTTTACTCGGCGGACAAGCATTGCATGGCACTGACTCTGAACAAAGCATATGGGTCACAATTGGCTTAACACTTTTAAAAGTAACAGGCTTTATCGCTTTTATGCTGATCGTAGGCAAACGAGTAGTACCAATGATCATGCAATTTGTCGCTCGTCTTGGTTCACGTGAGTTGTTTACCCTAACGGTTGTGGCTGCCGCTGTTTCGATTGCATATGGTTCATATGCAATTTTCGGGGTTTCAATGGCGTTAGGTGCCTTCTTTGCGGGCATGGTCGTGAAAGAATCTGACTTTAGCCATCGTGCTGAAGAGGAAACTCTCCCACTTCGTGAAATCTTTGCTATTCTATTTTTTGTTTCAGTCGGAATGTTATTCGACCCAAGTATTTTACTCAAAGAACCACATCATATTCTCGCAGTTGTTGCGATCATTATGATTGGTAAAACATTAGCAGCGATCGCTCTAGTTTTATTCTTCCGTTATCCTATCAACACAGCATTAACAGTAGGTGCGAGTCTTGCTCAAATTGGCGAATTCTCATTTATTTTAGCAACCATGGGGGTTGCTCTAGGATTACTCACACTAGAAGCGCAAAATCTTATTTTAGCCGGAGCTTTGTTCTCGATCACATTGAACTCTTTTGTGTTCTCAGCAATTGAACCGACACAACGTTGGATTCGCCAACGCTCACATTTAGCTCGCTTGTTAGAGCGTAGTGGTGATCCACTTGCCATGCTTCCAGATGAAGTAGATCAAGAGTATTTACGTGATCAAGTCGTGATTATCGGCTATGGTGGTGTTGGTCGCCGCATTACTGAAAATCTCATCGCACAAGATATCAAGGTTGTTATTGCAGAAGAAAACCGAGAAATTGTGGAAAAGTTAAGAGCTGAGGGTATCGCTGCGGTTAGTGGTGAAGCAACCGAACCAAATGTTTTGATTCAAGCACACATACACCATGCGCGTTTATTGGTGATCTCACCAATGGATATTTTAGATATTCATCGCATCGTCGATATTTCTAAAAAGCTTAATCCAAAGATTCAAGTGCTCATCTGCGCAGAAAGCAAAGAGGAGGCGGCTGTGATTCGAGAAGAAAATATTGGTGAAGTATTCTATGCCAAAGAAGAAATGGCAAAGAATATGAGCCACCATATTCTCAATCAAATCGAACTTGCCCACCATCCTGTTGGACATTAA
- a CDS encoding ATP-dependent helicase, translating to MTLAKLIDELNSQQQQAATTAAQNCLVLAGAGCGKTKTIVARAAYLIDQGLPAQQIQILTFTRRAASEIVTRVEQHMGVQAKGLRASTFHTFCMYLLRRNPRAFGLTQFSIIDRDDQLLMFRLLRGKDKGNVLPKAAELCDLYSYARNTKTKLSEALMAQLPQAIEYKAQITELMKAYEQRKRERNFLDYDDILAIVAVHLQNSPELVTWVTGFCSALLVDEMQDTNPLQWALLQPLVGKVKLFCVGDDAQSIYGFRGADFENIHHFKERVPDAEVLTLQMNYRSTQGILDLSNWLLDQSQIEYDKHLKAYRGQGLKPQLHILSNEFEEANWIIQDLNQRHLQGAAWSEHMVLLRSGFSGRYLEGALIAANIPYRFIGGVKLLESAHVKDVLSLLRVSVNPQDDLAWMRFLTLWDGVGDVGASKLAQELIQLPDIEARCQRLERHGKVPQQAILILMQLDVLQQHVEACIGLALDALNEQLENNYKNKDWSRRTKDFDLVKQLARKHRSLGEFLEEYVLDPISVSEIDKTPDQDLVTLITIHSAKGTEQKVCYVPHVSPNQYPHARAQGDFDEVEEERRVLYVALTRAENELILTKQNLNLWSQDQYDELGRKIESYFLNDLPQHLVDVQIHSQVPSSFNKSNWQRNSAISLGFGIDLD from the coding sequence ATGACGCTTGCCAAGCTAATTGATGAATTAAATTCGCAACAGCAACAAGCTGCAACAACAGCCGCTCAAAACTGTTTGGTTTTAGCTGGTGCAGGTTGTGGCAAGACCAAAACTATTGTGGCGAGAGCAGCGTATTTAATTGATCAAGGTTTACCAGCTCAACAGATCCAGATTCTCACGTTTACGCGTCGTGCCGCGAGTGAAATCGTGACGCGTGTTGAACAACATATGGGTGTACAGGCGAAGGGCTTACGGGCTTCGACATTTCATACCTTTTGTATGTATTTATTACGTCGCAATCCACGCGCTTTTGGTCTTACACAATTCAGTATTATTGATCGAGATGATCAATTACTGATGTTTCGTTTGTTACGTGGTAAAGATAAAGGAAATGTGCTGCCTAAAGCGGCTGAGCTGTGTGATTTGTACTCGTATGCACGAAATACTAAGACCAAACTATCAGAAGCTTTGATGGCGCAGTTACCACAAGCCATCGAATATAAAGCACAAATTACTGAACTCATGAAAGCTTATGAGCAACGTAAGCGAGAGCGAAACTTTCTTGATTACGATGATATTTTGGCGATCGTGGCGGTACATTTGCAGAATTCACCTGAATTGGTGACGTGGGTAACAGGTTTCTGCTCAGCGCTCTTGGTCGATGAGATGCAAGATACCAACCCTTTACAATGGGCTTTGTTGCAGCCCTTGGTCGGTAAAGTGAAATTATTCTGCGTAGGGGATGATGCGCAATCTATTTATGGCTTTCGCGGTGCGGATTTTGAAAATATTCATCACTTTAAAGAACGTGTGCCTGATGCAGAAGTGCTGACCTTGCAAATGAATTATCGTTCGACACAAGGCATTTTAGATTTATCCAATTGGTTACTCGATCAAAGTCAGATTGAATATGATAAACATTTGAAAGCCTATCGTGGGCAGGGCTTAAAACCTCAACTTCATATTTTAAGTAATGAGTTTGAGGAAGCGAACTGGATCATTCAGGATTTAAATCAGCGTCATCTACAAGGCGCTGCGTGGTCTGAGCACATGGTGTTGCTGCGTTCTGGTTTTAGTGGGCGTTATTTGGAAGGGGCATTGATCGCAGCTAATATTCCTTACCGCTTCATTGGTGGGGTAAAACTACTTGAATCTGCACACGTCAAAGATGTATTGAGCCTGCTGCGGGTGAGTGTCAATCCACAGGATGATTTGGCTTGGATGCGCTTTTTGACTTTATGGGATGGGGTGGGTGATGTCGGTGCGAGTAAATTAGCGCAAGAGTTGATTCAGCTTCCTGATATTGAAGCTCGCTGTCAGCGTTTAGAACGCCACGGTAAAGTTCCACAACAAGCGATTTTGATCTTGATGCAGTTGGATGTGTTACAGCAACATGTGGAAGCCTGTATTGGTTTGGCGCTTGATGCGCTCAATGAACAATTAGAGAATAACTATAAAAACAAAGATTGGTCTCGCCGTACGAAAGATTTTGATTTGGTTAAACAATTGGCACGTAAGCACCGCTCTCTCGGGGAGTTTTTAGAGGAATATGTCCTTGATCCAATCTCTGTTTCAGAAATTGATAAAACGCCTGATCAAGATTTGGTGACTCTGATTACCATCCACTCGGCAAAAGGAACTGAGCAAAAGGTCTGTTACGTCCCACATGTGTCGCCAAATCAATATCCACATGCCAGAGCACAAGGTGATTTTGATGAGGTTGAAGAAGAGCGGCGTGTATTGTATGTGGCATTGACACGTGCGGAAAATGAATTGATTTTGACCAAACAGAATTTAAATCTGTGGTCACAAGATCAATATGATGAGTTAGGGCGGAAGATAGAAAGTTACTTTCTAAATGATTTACCTCAACATTTGGTGGATGTTCAGATTCATAGTCAGGTTCCATCGTCATTTAATAAAAGTAATTGGCAGCGTAACTCAGCAATAAGTTTAGGTTTTGGTATTGATCTCGATTAA